A genomic stretch from Pseudomonadota bacterium includes:
- a CDS encoding 2-hydroxyacyl-CoA dehydratase, with product MREIVGFTTTIPVEIVFAGGYIPCDLNNVFITDENPMHYIERAEKDGFPKSMCNWIKGIYGVVMEKNIGIVITVMEGDCSNTQALAEILRYKGKKTIPFSYPYDRDRKVLKREIKKLMEAFSVDETSLLKVEEGIERVRSMLESIDRMTWKERRVTGSENHLWLVRASDMLGDYKKYGTMLAGFINGVKNRAEIEGINVGYMGVPPIVLDLYQFIEGLDAHIVYNETQRQFSLPYFSKGIVERYLRYTYPYGIFARLEDIKREIKRRKIRGIIHYVQAFCYRVIEDVILIETLDVPVLTIEGDLPKPLDTRTKLRLEAFIEMLKGRA from the coding sequence ATGCGAGAAATAGTCGGTTTTACAACAACAATCCCAGTAGAAATTGTTTTTGCAGGGGGGTATATCCCTTGCGACCTTAACAACGTTTTTATAACTGATGAGAACCCCATGCATTATATTGAAAGAGCTGAAAAAGATGGGTTCCCAAAGAGTATGTGCAACTGGATAAAGGGCATATACGGCGTTGTGATGGAGAAGAATATAGGCATAGTGATAACAGTAATGGAAGGGGATTGCAGCAATACCCAGGCACTTGCAGAGATATTGAGATATAAGGGCAAAAAGACTATCCCGTTTTCCTATCCTTATGATAGAGACAGAAAGGTTTTAAAAAGGGAGATCAAAAAGCTTATGGAAGCATTCTCTGTGGATGAAACGTCGCTCCTCAAGGTAGAAGAGGGTATTGAGAGGGTAAGATCAATGCTTGAATCAATTGACCGGATGACATGGAAGGAGAGAAGGGTAACAGGTTCTGAAAATCATCTCTGGCTTGTGAGGGCGTCTGACATGCTGGGGGATTACAAAAAATATGGAACCATGTTGGCTGGTTTTATAAATGGGGTCAAAAACAGGGCTGAAATAGAGGGGATTAATGTTGGATATATGGGCGTACCGCCTATTGTCCTTGACCTTTATCAGTTTATTGAGGGTCTTGACGCCCATATCGTTTACAATGAAACCCAGAGACAATTTTCTCTTCCTTATTTTTCAAAAGGCATTGTGGAGAGGTATCTCAGATACACCTATCCTTATGGGATATTTGCGAGGCTTGAGGATATAAAAAGGGAGATTAAAAGGCGAAAGATCAGGGGCATCATCCATTATGTCCAGGCCTTCTGTTACAGGGTAATTGAGGATGTAATACTCATAGAGACACTCGATGTACCTGTTTTAACAATTGA